From a single Capsicum annuum cultivar UCD-10X-F1 chromosome 12, UCD10Xv1.1, whole genome shotgun sequence genomic region:
- the LOC107849508 gene encoding receptor-like protein kinase FERONIA, whose amino-acid sequence MSSCFSAISSVVRRLFYLKLIIYHTLQTQTISASFYNKMNMLFSHLFVLSVFMFMDHLIICAATNVHENVAISCGASGNFAGTDGRVWVGDASYISSLLQLKGKSLKSSVPPPFSDSVPYKSARTSRHEFTYQFSVKPGQKFIRMHFKPASYKGFKKSKAIFTVKTGEHTLLSDFTPTLAEGMSYFKKEFCINVQEDETLSITFIPSRKPGFVEDTYAFVNGIEVVSMPAGLYFTPDGDVGVTVVGRKYRFYIDNNTALETIQRINVGGNSISSLEDAAMFRDWEDDTNYLKEVGGFSINRAVAIRYTYSATHIAPKEVYQTARTVGARCHSNVCKLTWDVPLDLGFRYLVRLHFCEIEPAMTKEGQRNFTIVINNQKAEEEADVIKWSGGHGISVYKDYVAIMEGDRREGKHKLSIVLQPNFATISKRSNAILNGIEVFKISNPDNNLGGVSPVHPTTSSTPAKSKSVLFATKNKIATVLTFVVTLINVALYYIRCNSEINSGKTNNKLSFREHQCRQFSLDEMVRSTNNFDPQLVIGSGGFGTVYKGDIDGGETAVAVKRLKPGSRQGENEFWAEIKMLPIHCHENLLSLIGYCKEGDEMLLVYEYMSRGTLAEHLHKMNRSGHKNSSLSWEQRLKIAIGAARGLDFLHTSQDRVIHRDVKSSNILLDENWGSKISDFGLSKMGPGNESATHVITEVKGTFGYLDPEYFLTKRLTWKTDVYAFGVVLFELLSGRAAVDMQLPEEQHALAAWAKQCIVEEQVHKLIDQNLAGPISSTSLKAFVGTAAKCLDDHPHERPPMSKVVKSLELALVFQQSAGEGIISFDDTSTSHSKVGAERASSIKEGRNGIDITKRKAIPMKKVKSKDRSLDIASPRWRDFLGLFPKAPPKPKPSPTQPQGLHHFSLFKMLKATKDFHESLRIGYLGADNAYVGVINGQNVAVRRSHTAQSRLHMVSELQAKTTMTPLPSHVNMVSLIGFCRNYTEMILVYDYAAGGTVHDYLRDPDKNPLRWKQRLEICIGAAEGLNYLRSILKITILHRIFDSSYIWLDENCVAKVSEVSWSKTRGINKAGAVPEGGYLDSDCLRDERLTEKSYVYSFGLVLFEMLCANEALNHWLNEGQISLAQWIKTSFMTATAHCIHPCLVGRISPDCFALFVNTALNCLHDEGIKRPSMSDIITSLKEALNLQEAYKIT is encoded by the coding sequence ATGTCCAGTTGCTTCTCTGCAATTTCTTCTGTAGTGCGTAGGCTATTCTACCTCAAGTTGATTATTTATCACACTCTTCAAACTCAAACAATCAGTGCTTCTTTCTACAACAAAATGAACATGTTGTTCTCTCACCTTTTCGTACTCTCAGTGTTTATGTTTATGGATCACTTGATCATCTGTGCTGCAACCAACGTTCATGAAAACGTTGCCATTTCATGTGGTGCCTCTGGCAATTTCGCTGGAACAGATGGACGAGTATGGGTTGGAGATGCAAGTTACATTTCTTCACTGCTTCAGTTGAAGGGGAAATCTCTTAAGTCAAGTGTGCCTCCTCCGTTTTCAGATTCAGTTCCTTACAAATCAGCTCGGACATCCCGCCATGAGTTTACTTACCAGTTCTCAGTGAAACCGGGACAGAAGTTCATACGCATGCACTTCAAGCCAGCTTCAtacaaaggtttcaagaagtCTAAAGCCATTTTTACTGTCAAAACAGGCGAGCATACCTTGCTTAGTGACTTCACCCCTACCCTTGCTGAGGGCATGAGCTACTTCAAAAAGGAATTTTGCATCAATGTACAAGAAGATGAAACATTGAGCATAACATTCATACCATCTCGAAAACCAGGCTTTGTAGAAGACACTTATGCTTTCGTCAATGGAATCGAGGTTGTTTCCATGCCTGCCGGTCTGTATTTTACGCCAGATGGTGATGTGGGAGTAACTGTGGTTGGACGGAAGTACAGATTCTACATTGACAACAACACAGCACTAGAGACAATTCAGCGAATAAATGTTGGCGGAAACTCTATTTCATCCTTGGAAGATGCAGCCATGTTCCGGGACTGGGAAGATGACACTAACTACCTGAAAGAAGTCGGTGGCTTTTCAATCAACAGAGCTGTTGCAATCAGATATACATACTCAGCAACTCACATTGCACCGAAAGAAGTTTACCAAACGGCTAGGACAGTGGGTGCACGCTGCCATTCAAATGTTTGTAAGCTCACATGGGACGTTCCACTTGATTTGGGATTCAGATACCTTGTTAGGCTCCACTTTTGTGAAATCGAACCTGCGATGACAAAGGAAGGTCAACGGAATTTCACTATTGTCATAAACAACCAGAAAGCTGAAGAGGAGGCTGATGTGATCAAATGGAGTGGGGGACATGGAATTTCTGTATACAAGGACTATGTTGCCATTATGGAGGGTGATAGAAGGGAAGGTAAGCACAAACTTTCTATAGTTTTGCAGCCGAATTTCGCTACAATCAGTAAACGCAGTAACGCAATCTTGAATGGGATAGAAGTATTCAAGATAAGCAACCCCGACAACAATCTTGGCGGTGTGAGCCCTGTGCATCCTACTACCAGTTCAACACCAGCGAAATCGAAATCCGTGCTGTttgctacaaaaaataaaattgcaacTGTACTGACATTTGTAGTCACTTTGATCAATGTTGCTCTTTATTACATTAGGTGTAATTCAGAGATTAACTCTGGCAAGACGAATAACAAACTATCTTTTAGAGAGCATCAGTGTCGTCAGTTCTCATTGGATGAGATGGTTAGATCAACCAACAATTTTGATCCTCAGCTTGTCATTGGAAGCGGTGGATTTGGCACAGTATACAAGGGGGATATTGATGGCGGAGAGACCGCTGTAGCAGTTAAGCGACTGAAGCCAGGATCTAGACAAGGGGAGAATGAGTTTTGGGCTGAAATCAAAATGTTACCTATCCACTGCCACGAGAACCTTCTATCCCTAATTGGTTACTGCAAGGAAGGTGATGAGATGTTATTAGTTTATGAATACATGAGTCGAGGAACACTTGCCGAGCACCTCCACAAAATGAACAGAAGTGGTCATAAGAACTCCTCTCTCTCTTGGGAACAACGGCTCAAAATTGCTATAGGTGCTGCACGTGGATTGGATTTCCTTCATACATCTCAAGATAGGGTGATACATCGTGATGTTAAAAGCTCAAACATTCTGTTGGATGAAAACTGGGGGAGTAAGATTTCAGATTTTGGTTTGTCCAAAATGGGACCTGGAAATGAATCAGCTACTCATGTTATTACAGAAGTTAAAGGCACATTTGGGTACCTCGATCCTGAGTACTTCCTGACTAAAAGATTGACATGGAAAACTGATGTATACGCTTTTGGAGTAGTACTATTTGAACTACTCTCAGGAAGGGCGGCAGTTGATATGCAACTGCCTGAGGAGCAACACGCACTTGCAGCATGGGCTAAGCAATGCATCGTGGAAGAACAAGTTCATAAGCTTATTGACCAGAATCTGGCGGGGCCTATCTCATCAACTAGTTTGAAGGCGTTTGTAGGAACTGCAGCGAAATGCTTGGATGATCATCCACATGAACGGCCTCCAATGTCGAAAGTAGTGAAAAGCCTGGAATTAGCATTAGTTTTTCAGCAGAGTGCAGGTGAAGGCATCATTTCATTTGATGACACATCAACATCTCATTCAAAGGTTGGAGCGGAAAGGGCATCATCCATCAAAGAGGGTCGTAATGGCATTGACATAACGAAAAGGAAAGCCATTCCaatgaaaaaggtaaaatctAAGGATAGAAGTCTCGATATCGCCTCACCAAGATGGCGGGATTTTCTTGGTCTTTTTCCAAAAGCACCGCCAAAGCCAAAACCTTCACCAACACAGCCACAAGGACTTCACCACTTCTCCCTCTTTAAGATGCTAAAGGCTACAAAAGATTTCCATGAGAGCCTGAGAATAGGTTATCTAGGAGCTGACAACGCATATGTAGGCGTCATAAATGGTCAAAACGTTGCCGTCAGACGGTCACATACTGCACAGTCAAGACTTCACATGGTTAGTGAGTTGCAAGCTAAAACAACAATGACTCCCTTGCCCAGCCATGTGAACATGGTGTCTCTGATTGGATTTTGCAGAAATTATACAGAAATGATCCTTGTCTATGATTATGCAGCTGGAGGGACCGTGCACGATTATCTCCGTGACCCTGATAAGAATCCTCTCCGATGGAAGCAAAGGCTTGAGATCTGCATTGGTGCTGCAGAGGGTTTGAACTATCTTCGGTCCATACTGAAGATAACAATTCTCCATCGCATTTTCGACTCCTCCTATATTTGGTTGGATGAGAATTGTGTAGCCAAAGTTTCAGAGGTTAGCTGGTCAAAAACACGAGGGATCAATAAGGCGGGGGCAGTTCCTGAAGGCGGATATTTGGATTCAGACTGCTTACGAGATGAAAGATTGACAGAAAAATCATATGTATACTCATTCGGCTTGGTGTTGTTCGAAATGCTATGTGCCAATGAAGCATTGAACCATTGGCTGAATGAGGGACAAATCAGTCTAGCCCAATGGATTAAAACATCTTTTATGACCGCGACTGCCCATTGCATTCACCCATGCTTGGTTGGAAGAATATCACCTGACTGCTTTGCGCTGTTTGTAAATACTGCACTTAATTGCCTGCATGACGAGGGTATCAAACGACCATCAATGAGTGATATAATCACAAGTCTCAAGGAAGCACTCAATCTGCAAGAGGCGTACAAGATTACTTAG
- the LOC107850287 gene encoding pentatricopeptide repeat-containing protein At4g02750 isoform X1 — MFSRHFPSSKLSTFLPCFRTFERFSSRKPPKSPQLIYASNLRINTLARGGKIQSARKVFDEMSQRDVVSWNSMITAYWQNGYLNESKKLFVSMPERTIVSWNSMIAGCVENDCIDDAYMYFSTMPERNISSWNAMVSGYVKHGMVEEAARLFNEMPKKNVISYTAMIDGYMEKGEIDKARSLFDRMPQKNEVSWTVMISGYVENECFDEAKDLFQNMPAKNKSVVAMTAMAVGYFKEGRVEEGRILFDRILSKDSVAYNAMISGYAQNGRSEEALKLLVEMLRMSLRPDQTSCASILSACAALASPVAGRQTHAIVVKLGADSNVSACNALITMYSKCGSIFECELAFELITSPDLVSWNTIITAFAQHGLYEKAVAFLEQMVLRGCEPDGITFLSLLSACAHAGLVSQSVSWFDSMMKNYKITPRPEHYACLIDILGRAGQLDKAYNIIQELPFEADLAAWGALLAGCRAHSNVELGKLAGEKVMELGGDSSGPYIMLSNIYADAGMWGEVTRVRGLMKEHGIRKQPAYSWTEIENKVHYFLGGDISHPNIQEIRTALKQMNLQMKFHEKVLDFTEFYFQDELKYTCNLDAL, encoded by the exons ATGTTTTCCCGCCATTTTCCGAGCTCCAAACTCAGTACTTTCCTCCCTTGTTTCCGTACCTTTGAACgtttctcttcaagaaaacccCCCAAATCACCTCAACTTATCTACGCAAGCAACTTGAGGATCAACACATTGGCGAGGGGAGGCAAAATTCAATCTGCACGTAAGGTGTTCGATGAAATGTCACAAAGAGATGTTGTTTCTTGGAATTCGATGATTACAGCTTATTGGCAAAACGGGTATCTCAATGAGTCAAAGAAACTCTTCGTATCAATGCCGGAGAGGACTATAGTGTCGTGGAATTCAATGATCGCGGGCTGTGTGGAAAACGATTGCATTGATGATGCTTATATGTATTTTAGTACTATGCCTGAACGGAATATTTCGTCATGGAATGCAATGGTTTCAGGCTATGTTAAGCATGGTATGGTGGAGGAAGCAGCAAGGTTGTTTAACGAGATGCCAAAAAAGAATGTCATTTCGTATACTGCAATGATCGATGGGTATATGGAGAAAGGCGAGATTGACAAGGCGAGATCACTTTTTGATCGTATGCCACAAAAGAACGAGGTTTCATGGACTGTGATGATTAGTGGTTATGTAGAGAACGAGTGTTTCGATGAGGCCAAGGATTTGTTTCAGAATATGCCAGCTAAGAATAAGAGTGTGGTTGCAATGACAGCGATGGCTGTTGGGTACTTCAAGGAGGGACGGGTGGAGGAAGGAAGGATTTTGTTTGACAGAATACTGTCTAAAGATAGTGTTGCTTATAATGCCATGATTTCAG GTTACGCACAAAATGGACGCAGCGAAGAGGCACTCAAGTTACTGGTAGAGATGCTAAGGATGTCTCTTCGACCAGATCAAACTTCATGTGCTTCAATTCTTTCTGCATGTGCTGCTCTTGCATCTCCTGTAGCTGGTAGACAAACTCATGCAATTGTTGTTAAACTTGGGGCAGACTCCAATGTCTCCGCATGTAATGCTCTGATTACTATGTATAGCAAATGTGGCAGCATTTTTGAGTGTGAGTTGGCTTTTGAACTGATCACGAGTCCAGACCTTGTTTCTTGGAATACTATAATTACTGCCTTTGCACAACACGGGTTGTACGAGAAAGCAGTTGCATTTTTGGAGCAAATGGTTCTCAGAGGATGTGAACCAGATGGTATAACATTCCTCAGCTTATTATCTGCTTGTGCCCATGCAGGGTTGGTTAGTCAGAGCGTTTCATGGTTTGATTCAATGATGAAAAACTACAAAATCACTCCGAGACCTGAGCATTACGCTTGTTTGATTGATATACTTGGCCGAGCAGGTCAGCTGGACAAGGCTTACAACATTATCCAAGAATTGCCTTTCGAAGCTGATTTAGCTGCATGGGGTGCCCTTCTTGCTGGCTGTCGTGCTCATTCCAATGTAGAACTGGGGAAGCTTGCTGGAGAGAAAGTCATGGAATTAGGTGGTGATAGTTCAGGGCCTTACATTATGTTATCCAACATATATGCTGACGCGGGCATGTGGGGAGAGGTCACACGAGTGAGAGGCTTGATGAAAGAACATGGCATTCGAAAGCAACCGGCATATAGTTGGACAGAGATCGAAAATAAGGTGCATTATTTTCTGGGAGGGGATATCTCTCATCCAAATATTCAAGAAATTCGTACAGCACTCAAGCAGATGAACTTGCAGATGAAATTCCATGAGAAGGTCTTGGACTTCACCGAATTTTACTTCCAGGATGAACTGAAATACACATGTAATTTGGACGCTCTATGA
- the LOC107851713 gene encoding putative WEB family protein At1g65010, chloroplastic: MLRSKSRSGAIDFGQKSNSSRFSRTFSASKLCRGDVLGCQIDSNAVVSRKKPSKVDNLFEDQVNSRILVMKEQMGHVEEELRETKEQLDFVEGEKNRAILEIREMKKLANEANMKLNEGLSPKKAGELIAELKVLREFHAKTQEDMKVKDKNIESLKMELERVKKYEVKLEEKDVALGGLREEMDRVKASEVKAVEELFVLKKKVEELEVELESRKLSESKMYDSFESQTKQFERVKIELEEAKVEMASLHEKVESSSRRNSGRWNGYSNGEIANSVKKELESLNSELALVKEDVANAQEREKIALSKAKNLNDEISSLKNEVKFASEAEEKSRKAMDDLALALKEVATEASEAKEKLGATELELEQVKEEEGKLKEMIRSTEARYQKLLDEAKKEADLYRNTTERLRLENEESLLAWNGKEMGFISCIKRADEERALAQRETERLTESLKAAEATSEAANEEKFKLRDILKQAINEANAAKAAAGLARDENSQLKDRLTEKEEALHFITKDNERLRTNGPAASHDNVKVPSEMVEDHEGHHKAKTTFKIDLTELKIEKPEDFQDETLKGSIFDPTSVTPKSQPRTPRNLSQCRRASAPDLADEAGKPNANPDYNHLDDSDSDRNLSSRRKALFRKVGDLIMKKSFHV; the protein is encoded by the exons ATGTTACGTTCAAAATCAAG ATCTGGGGCCATTGATTTTGGACAAAAAAgtaattcttcaagattttcaagaacatTTTCTGCATCAAAGCTATGTAGAGGTGATGTTTTGGGATGTCAAATTGATTCAAACGCAGTTGTTTCAAGGAAAAAACCATCCAAGGTTGACAATTTATTTGAG GATCAAGTGAATAGTAGAATTTTGGTTATGAAAGAGCAAATGGGACATGTTGAAGAGGAGTTAAGGGAGACTAAAGAGCAATTAGATTTTGTTGAAGGTGAAAAAAATAGAGCAATTCTTGAAATTAGAGAAATGAAAAAGTTAGCTAATGAGGCTAACATGAAGCTAAATGAAGGATTATCACCTAAAAAAGCAGGTGAACTTATAGCAGAACTCAAAGTTTTGAGGGAATTTCATGCTAAAACACAAGAAGATATGAAGGTTAAAGACAAGAATATCGAGTCGTTGAAGATGGAACTCGAAAGGGTGAAGAAATATGAGGTTAAGTTAGAGGAAAAAGATGTCGCGTTGGGTGGTTTGAGAGAGGAGATGGATCGCGTTAAAGCATCTGAGGTTAAAGCGGTAGAAGAATTGTTTGTTCTGAAGAAAAAAGTTGAAGAGTTGGAGGTCGAGTTGGAGAGTAGGAAGTTGTCTGAGTCGAAGATGTATGATTCGTTTGAGTCACAAACGAAGCAGTTTGAACGTGTTAAGATTGAACTTGAAGAGGCTAAGGTCGAGATGGCTTCACTTCACGAGAAGGTTGAGTCTTCATCGAGGAGAAATAGTGGGCGTTGGAATGGTTATAGCAATGGTGAGATAGCGAATTCTGTGAAGAAGGAACTTGAAAGTCTCAACTCCGAGCTTGCATTGGTGAAGGAGGATGTGGCTAATGCGCAAGAGAGGGAGAAAATTGCCTTGTCGAAGGCTAAGAATTTGAACGATGAGATAAGCTCGCTGAAAAATGAAGTTAAGTTTGCTAGCGAAGCAGAAGAGAAAAGCAGAAAGGCGATGGATGATTTAGCATTAGCGTTGAAGGAAGTTGCTACTGAGGCTTCCGAGGCTAAGGAGAAACTTGGTGCTACGGAATTAGAGTTAGAACAAGTGAAAGAGGAAGAAGGGAAACTGAAAGAGATGATAAGAAGCACCGAGGCTAGGTATCAAAAGCTCTTGGATGAAGCGAAAAAGGAAGCAGATCTATACAGAAATACAACAGAGAGATTGAGATTAGAGAACGAGGAGTCACTTTTGGCGTGGAATGGAAAAGAAATGGGGTTCATCAGTTGTATAAAAAGAGCTGACGAAGAAAGAGCCTTGGCTCAGCGTGAGACTGAAAGGCTCACGGAGTCACTTAAAGCAGCCGAGGCTACATCTGAAGCAGCTAATGAAGAAAAGTTCAAGTTGAGAGACATATTGAAACAAGCTATTAATGAAGCCAATGCAGCAAAAGCTGCAGCTGGCTTAGCTAGAGATGAAAATTCTCAACTCAAAGATCGCCTGACCGAGAAGGAAGAAGCCTTGCATTTCATCACTAAAGACAACGAACGCCTTAGGACCAACGGGCCAGCAGCTTCTCATGACAATGTCAAGGTACCTAGTGAAATGGTCGAGGATCATGAAGGACACCATAAAGCCAAGACAACTTTCAAAATCGATCTTACTGAGCTGAAAATTGAAAAACCTGAGGATTTTCAAGACGAGACACTTAAGGGATCGATATTTGATCCAACATCAGTCACACCAAAGTCTCAGCCTCGTACACCACGTAACTTATCTCAATGTAGAAGAGCATCTGCACCGGACTTAGCAGACGAGGCAGGAAAACCAAATGCAAATCCGGATTATAACCATCTCGATGATTCAGATAGCGATAGGAATCTTAGCAGTAGGAGAAAAGCTTTGTTTCGAAAAGTTGGTGACCTAATAATGAAGAAAAGTTTCCATGTTTAA
- the LOC107850287 gene encoding pentatricopeptide repeat-containing protein At4g02750 isoform X2 produces MFSRHFPSSKLSTFLPCFRTFERFSSRKPPKSPQLIYASNLRINTLARGGKIQSARKVFDEMSQRDVVSWNSMITAYWQNGYLNESKKLFVSMPERTIVSWNSMIAGCVENDCIDDAYMYFSTMPERNISSWNAMVSGYVKHGMVEEAARLFNEMPKKNVISYTAMIDGYMEKGEIDKARSLFDRMPQKNEVSWTVMISGYVENECFDEAKDLFQNMPAKNKSVVAMTAMAVGYFKEGRVEEGRILFDRILSKDSVAYNAMISGYAQNGRSEEALKLLVEMLRMSLRPDQTSCASILSACAALASPVAGRQTHAIVVKLGADSNVSACNALITMYSKCGSIFEWLVSQSVSWFDSMMKNYKITPRPEHYACLIDILGRAGQLDKAYNIIQELPFEADLAAWGALLAGCRAHSNVELGKLAGEKVMELGGDSSGPYIMLSNIYADAGMWGEVTRVRGLMKEHGIRKQPAYSWTEIENKVHYFLGGDISHPNIQEIRTALKQMNLQMKFHEKVLDFTEFYFQDELKYTCNLDAL; encoded by the exons ATGTTTTCCCGCCATTTTCCGAGCTCCAAACTCAGTACTTTCCTCCCTTGTTTCCGTACCTTTGAACgtttctcttcaagaaaacccCCCAAATCACCTCAACTTATCTACGCAAGCAACTTGAGGATCAACACATTGGCGAGGGGAGGCAAAATTCAATCTGCACGTAAGGTGTTCGATGAAATGTCACAAAGAGATGTTGTTTCTTGGAATTCGATGATTACAGCTTATTGGCAAAACGGGTATCTCAATGAGTCAAAGAAACTCTTCGTATCAATGCCGGAGAGGACTATAGTGTCGTGGAATTCAATGATCGCGGGCTGTGTGGAAAACGATTGCATTGATGATGCTTATATGTATTTTAGTACTATGCCTGAACGGAATATTTCGTCATGGAATGCAATGGTTTCAGGCTATGTTAAGCATGGTATGGTGGAGGAAGCAGCAAGGTTGTTTAACGAGATGCCAAAAAAGAATGTCATTTCGTATACTGCAATGATCGATGGGTATATGGAGAAAGGCGAGATTGACAAGGCGAGATCACTTTTTGATCGTATGCCACAAAAGAACGAGGTTTCATGGACTGTGATGATTAGTGGTTATGTAGAGAACGAGTGTTTCGATGAGGCCAAGGATTTGTTTCAGAATATGCCAGCTAAGAATAAGAGTGTGGTTGCAATGACAGCGATGGCTGTTGGGTACTTCAAGGAGGGACGGGTGGAGGAAGGAAGGATTTTGTTTGACAGAATACTGTCTAAAGATAGTGTTGCTTATAATGCCATGATTTCAG GTTACGCACAAAATGGACGCAGCGAAGAGGCACTCAAGTTACTGGTAGAGATGCTAAGGATGTCTCTTCGACCAGATCAAACTTCATGTGCTTCAATTCTTTCTGCATGTGCTGCTCTTGCATCTCCTGTAGCTGGTAGACAAACTCATGCAATTGTTGTTAAACTTGGGGCAGACTCCAATGTCTCCGCATGTAATGCTCTGATTACTATGTATAGCAAATGTGGCAGCATTTTTGAGT GGTTGGTTAGTCAGAGCGTTTCATGGTTTGATTCAATGATGAAAAACTACAAAATCACTCCGAGACCTGAGCATTACGCTTGTTTGATTGATATACTTGGCCGAGCAGGTCAGCTGGACAAGGCTTACAACATTATCCAAGAATTGCCTTTCGAAGCTGATTTAGCTGCATGGGGTGCCCTTCTTGCTGGCTGTCGTGCTCATTCCAATGTAGAACTGGGGAAGCTTGCTGGAGAGAAAGTCATGGAATTAGGTGGTGATAGTTCAGGGCCTTACATTATGTTATCCAACATATATGCTGACGCGGGCATGTGGGGAGAGGTCACACGAGTGAGAGGCTTGATGAAAGAACATGGCATTCGAAAGCAACCGGCATATAGTTGGACAGAGATCGAAAATAAGGTGCATTATTTTCTGGGAGGGGATATCTCTCATCCAAATATTCAAGAAATTCGTACAGCACTCAAGCAGATGAACTTGCAGATGAAATTCCATGAGAAGGTCTTGGACTTCACCGAATTTTACTTCCAGGATGAACTGAAATACACATGTAATTTGGACGCTCTATGA
- the LOC107850289 gene encoding histone H3.3: MARTKQTARKSTGGKAPRKQLATKAARKSAPTTGGVKKPHRYRPGTVALREIRKYQKSTELLIRKLPFQRLVREIAQDFKTDLRFQSHAVLALQEAAEAYLVGLFEDTNLCAIHAKRVTIMPKDIQLARRIRGERA, encoded by the exons ATGGCCCGTACCAAGCAAACTGCTCGCAAGTCTACTGGAGGAAAGGCCCCTAGGAAGCAACTCGCTACCAag GCTGCTCGTAAGTCTGCTCCTACTACAGGTGGAGTGAAGAAGCCTCACAGATACCGCCCTGGTACTGTTGCTCTCCG TGAAATCCGTAAGTACCAGAAGAGTACTGAGCTCTTGATCAGGAAGCTTCCCTTCCAGAGGCTTGTTCGTGAAATTGCCCAGGACTTCAAG ACTGATCTGCGTTTCCAGAGCCATGCTGTGTTGGCTCTTCAAGAAGCTGCTGAGGCCTACTTGGTTGGTCTGTTTGAGGACACCAATCTTTGTGCCATCCACGCCAAGCGTGTGACCATTATGCCCAAGGACATTCAACTTGCTAGGCGTATCAGGGGCGAGCGTGCTTAA